From the genome of Armatimonadota bacterium:
GGCCAAGAAGAAGTGGGCGATCGGCGTGGATGCCGATCAGTCCCTGACGGCCAAGCCCGACCAGCGCGGGCGCATCCTCACCAGCATGATGAAGCGCGTGGATGTGGCGGTCTACTCGACGATCAAGGCGATCGTGGGCGGTACCTACAAGGCCGGCGTCCAGTCGTTTGGGCTGAAGGAAGGCGGCGTGGGCTACGCCGTGAACGACTACAACCGCGAGATGATGAAGGATATCGTGCCGCGGCTGGAAGCTCTCAAGAAGGACATCATTGCCGGAAAGATCAAGGTTCCATCCGACAAGACGCAGTTGGAGGCATTTCTGAAGGGGATCAAGCGCTAGGCCTGCTGCGGGGGCGGCGCGCGGCGCCGCCCCCGCTCCGCATATGTCCGCCGTAATCGAGCTCACCGAGATCACAAAGCGGTTCCCAGGGGTGCTGGCCAACGACCGCATCTCCCTGGCGGTCGCGCCCGGTGAGATCCATGCGCTCGTTGGGGAGAACGGCGCGGGCAAGTCCACACTGATGAAGATCCTCTACGGGCTCTACGAGCCCGACGGGGGATGGATAGCGATCCGTGGCCATCGGGTCACGCTCGACAGCCCTAGCCGAGCCATCGCCGCGGGCATCGGCATGGTGCACCAGCACTTCATGCTCATCCCACGCTTCTCCGTGGCCGAGAACGTCATCCTAGGATCCGAACCGGCGCGGGCGGGCCGGTTGTCCCTGAACACGGCGCGCGCGCAGATTCGCGCCCTCGCCGACCAGTACGGCCTGACGCTCGATCCGGATGCGGAGGTCGGCACGCTGTCTGTCGGAGAGCAGCAGCGCGTGGAGATCATCAAGGTGCTATACCGGGGGGCCGAGATCCTCATCCTGGATGAGCCCACGGCGGTGCTCACGCCCCAGGAGGTTGACGACCTCTTCACCAACCTGCGGCGTCTGCGCGCGGAGGGCAAGACCATCCTGTTCATCAGCCACATCCTGGAGGAGGTCCTAGACATCGCCGATCGTATCTCGGTGCTGCGCGGCGGCCGCGTTGTCGGCACCCTCGAGGCGGCGGGCGCGACCAAGGCCCAGATAGCCGAGATGATGGTGGGGCGTCCCGTTCTGATGGAACTCGAGGTGCCGCCGGTAGAACCCGGTCCCGTCCGCCTGGAGGTCGAGGGCCTGGCCGTGCCGGGAGCCCGCGGCAGGCCTGCGGTGCGCGGGGTGTCGTTCTCCGTAAGGGCAGGGGAGATCCTGGGCATCGCCGGTATTGAGGGAAACGGTCAGAGCGAGCTTGTGGAGACGCTGGTGGGCCTGCGGGCACCGGCGGCCGGGCGGCTGCGCATAATGGGAGAGGACTTGACCCAGGCCGGGCCCCGGGCGATCAGGTTGATGGGTGTGGCCCACATCCCCGAAGACCGGCACAGACGCGGTCTGGTCCTCCCCCTGGAGGTGTGGGAGAACCTGATCCTGGGGCACCACGTCCGGCCGGAGTTCGGACGTGGATTCCTGCTCGATCGCGGCGCCATCGGCAGCTTCGCGAGCGAACGGGCGGAGCGGTTCGACGTGCGTACGCCGTCGCTCCGGACGCCCACGCTGGCGCTCTCAGGAGGCAACCAGCAGAAGGTAATCGTCGCCCGTGAATTCGGATTCGCGCCGTCGGTGCTGATCGCGGCTCAGCCAACGCGGGGCCTGGACATAGGCGCCACCGAGTTCGTCCGGCGTCAGATCCTGGCGGCCCGCTCTGCCGGGATGGCCGTGGTCCTGGTCTCGGCGATGCTCGAGGAGGTCCTCTCGCTGGCCGACCGTGTGGCGGTCATGCACGCAGGGGCCATCGTCGCCGAGTTCCCCCGGGGTACCGTCACGCCGCGTGAGATCGGACTGTACATGACCGGCGCCAAGCGCGCCGAGGGCGTGCCGGCATGAGCACGCGGGTCCGGCTGGCCGTGCTGCAGGCCGCGGCGCCCCTGCTGGCCATCGCGTTCGGAGCGGTCGTCGCCTCCGGGATCATCCTGGCGATCGGTAAGGACCCCCTGGAAGTCTACGGCCTGATGCTGCGGTTCAACCTCACCCGGTCCGACAGCGTGGCGGCGATCCTTCTCAAAGCGACCCCGCTGACGTTCGCCGGCCTGGCGGTGGCGCTCTCATTTCGCGCGAATCTATGGAACATCGGGGTAGAGGGGCAGTACGCGGTGGGCGCGTTCGCGGCGGCGTATGTCGCGTTTGGCGTGCGTGGACTGCCCGCAGCCATCCACCTGCCCCTGGCGGTACTGACCGGCGTCGCAGGCGGGGCGCTGTGGGCGCTGCTTCCGATCGTGCTCAAACTCCGGCGTGGGGCGCACGAGGTCATTACCTCGATCATGATGAACTACATCGCCGCCGCTCTGGTCCTGTACCTGCTCGCCGATGTCTTCCGCGACCCGACGCAGGCGGGCACGCCCCGCGTTCGCACCCCGCTCTTTGAGGACAGCGCCCGCATTCCCCTGCTGCGTCCGGTGCTGCAGCTCGTGGGGATAGGGATCCCGGAACACTCGGCGCTCAACTGGTTCCTGCCGCTGGGGTTGGTGCTGTGCCTGGCTGCGGCCTATCTGCTGGCCCGCACGCGCTTCGGGTA
Proteins encoded in this window:
- a CDS encoding ABC transporter permease, which codes for MSTRVRLAVLQAAAPLLAIAFGAVVASGIILAIGKDPLEVYGLMLRFNLTRSDSVAAILLKATPLTFAGLAVALSFRANLWNIGVEGQYAVGAFAAAYVAFGVRGLPAAIHLPLAVLTGVAGGALWALLPIVLKLRRGAHEVITSIMMNYIAAALVLYLLADVFRDPTQAGTPRVRTPLFEDSARIPLLRPVLQLVGIGIPEHSALNWFLPLGLVLCLAAAYLLARTRFGYEVRAVALNPDAAEAAGIRIARTQFYMFLASGAVAGLVGLSDVLGFFGYFDIDFPKGLGFLGISVALLARNDPLGVVPAALLFGFLDRGAQGVQVFSGVPREVITILQAVIILAIVVGYELVTRYVRAQRKREAERAVAGPSDATVGEGG
- a CDS encoding ABC transporter ATP-binding protein translates to MSAVIELTEITKRFPGVLANDRISLAVAPGEIHALVGENGAGKSTLMKILYGLYEPDGGWIAIRGHRVTLDSPSRAIAAGIGMVHQHFMLIPRFSVAENVILGSEPARAGRLSLNTARAQIRALADQYGLTLDPDAEVGTLSVGEQQRVEIIKVLYRGAEILILDEPTAVLTPQEVDDLFTNLRRLRAEGKTILFISHILEEVLDIADRISVLRGGRVVGTLEAAGATKAQIAEMMVGRPVLMELEVPPVEPGPVRLEVEGLAVPGARGRPAVRGVSFSVRAGEILGIAGIEGNGQSELVETLVGLRAPAAGRLRIMGEDLTQAGPRAIRLMGVAHIPEDRHRRGLVLPLEVWENLILGHHVRPEFGRGFLLDRGAIGSFASERAERFDVRTPSLRTPTLALSGGNQQKVIVAREFGFAPSVLIAAQPTRGLDIGATEFVRRQILAARSAGMAVVLVSAMLEEVLSLADRVAVMHAGAIVAEFPRGTVTPREIGLYMTGAKRAEGVPA